From one Pseudomonas sp. S35 genomic stretch:
- a CDS encoding DUF1883 domain-containing protein, translated as MKFIHQREHLNEGDIVVIECSQTCNIRLMSDANFRSFKNGGRHTYHGGAFDKFPAKITAPSTGFWNITLDVVTRRAISVTRKPALSHKIRIVRRTSTKLS; from the coding sequence ATGAAATTCATCCACCAGCGCGAGCACCTCAACGAGGGAGATATCGTTGTCATCGAATGCTCGCAGACTTGTAATATCCGTCTGATGAGCGACGCGAATTTTCGCAGCTTCAAGAATGGCGGTCGCCATACTTACCACGGCGGAGCATTCGACAAGTTCCCCGCCAAGATCACCGCACCGAGCACCGGGTTCTGGAACATCACCCTGGACGTGGTCACTCGGCGCGCGATCAGCGTTACCCGCAAGCCCGCGTTGTCCCACAAGATTCGTATCGTACGTCGCACCAGCACCAAGCTGAGCTGA
- the gorA gene encoding glutathione-disulfide reductase, translating into MAYDFDLYVIGAGSGGVRAARFAAGFGAKVAVAESRYLGGTCVNVGCVPKKLLVYGAHFAEDFEQASGFGWSLGEANFDWATLIANKDREINRLNGIYRNLLVNSGVTLHEGHARLVDPHQVEINGERFTAKHILIATGGWPQIPEIPGREHAIGSNEAFFLKELPKRVLVVGGGYIAVEFAGIFHGLGAQTSLLYRGDLFLRGFDGAVRKHLQEELTKRGLDLQFNADIERIDKQADGSLKATLKDGRELQTDCVFYATGRRPMLDNLGLENTGVKLDERGFVQVNDLYETTEASILAIGDVIGRVQLTPVALAEGMAVARRLFKPEQYRPVDYAMIPTAVFSLPNIGTVGLTEEEAKKNGHDVQVFESRFRPMKLTLTDCQEKTLMKLVVDADTDKVLGCHMVGPDAGEIVQGLAIALKAGATKRHFDETIGVHPTAAEEFVTMRTPVAH; encoded by the coding sequence ATGGCCTACGATTTTGATCTGTATGTAATTGGCGCCGGGTCCGGCGGTGTTCGCGCGGCGCGCTTTGCCGCTGGCTTTGGCGCCAAGGTGGCCGTAGCGGAAAGCCGCTACCTGGGCGGCACCTGCGTAAACGTGGGCTGTGTGCCGAAAAAGCTGCTGGTATACGGCGCGCATTTTGCCGAGGACTTCGAGCAGGCCAGCGGTTTTGGCTGGTCGTTGGGCGAAGCGAACTTTGACTGGGCGACGCTGATCGCCAACAAGGACCGTGAGATCAATCGTCTCAATGGCATCTATCGCAACCTGTTGGTCAACAGCGGTGTCACCCTGCATGAAGGCCATGCTCGCTTGGTGGATCCGCACCAGGTTGAAATCAATGGCGAGCGCTTTACCGCCAAGCACATCCTGATCGCTACGGGCGGCTGGCCGCAGATTCCGGAGATTCCAGGGCGCGAACATGCTATTGGCTCCAATGAAGCGTTCTTCCTTAAAGAACTGCCCAAGCGCGTGTTGGTCGTCGGTGGCGGTTATATCGCTGTCGAGTTCGCCGGTATCTTCCACGGCCTGGGCGCGCAGACATCACTGCTGTATCGCGGCGACCTGTTCTTGCGTGGTTTTGATGGCGCCGTGCGCAAACACTTGCAAGAAGAACTGACCAAGCGCGGCCTGGACCTGCAATTCAACGCCGATATCGAGCGCATCGACAAGCAGGCCGATGGCAGCCTCAAGGCCACCCTGAAGGACGGTCGCGAGCTGCAAACCGATTGCGTGTTCTACGCCACGGGCCGGCGTCCGATGCTGGACAACCTTGGGCTGGAAAACACCGGCGTCAAGTTGGATGAGCGTGGCTTTGTGCAGGTCAATGACCTTTACGAAACCACCGAAGCGTCGATTCTGGCCATTGGTGATGTGATCGGTCGTGTGCAGTTGACGCCGGTGGCGTTGGCCGAAGGCATGGCCGTAGCGCGTCGCCTGTTCAAGCCTGAGCAATACCGCCCGGTGGATTACGCGATGATCCCGACAGCGGTGTTCAGCCTGCCGAATATCGGCACCGTCGGTTTGACGGAAGAAGAGGCGAAGAAGAACGGCCATGATGTGCAGGTCTTCGAAAGCCGTTTCCGGCCCATGAAGCTGACCCTCACCGATTGCCAGGAGAAAACCCTGATGAAGCTGGTGGTGGATGCCGACACCGACAAGGTGCTGGGTTGCCATATGGTTGGCCCGGACGCCGGCGAGATCGTCCAGGGCCTGGCGATCGCGCTCAAGGCGGGCGCCACCAAGCGTCATTTCGATGAAACCATCGGCGTGCACCCTACGGCGGCCGAAGAGTTCGTCACCATGCGCACGCCTGTGGCGCACTGA
- the alkB gene encoding DNA oxidative demethylase AlkB: MPGPTADLFADDALQQPAGREKIGEQSYVLKGYALPWIERLLPALRGVLAQSPFRQMVTPGGFTMSAALSSCGELGWTTDTTGYRYSPLDPRSQQPWPALPDVLRELAALAAADAGFRDFIPDACLINRYVAGAKMSLHQDKNERDFSAPVVSVSLGLPAIFLFGGHERSDKPQKISLFHGDVVVWGGVDRLRFHGVMPIKDGQHPVMGPQRINLTFRTAG, from the coding sequence ATGCCCGGCCCGACTGCCGACCTCTTCGCCGATGACGCCTTGCAGCAACCTGCGGGGCGCGAAAAAATTGGCGAGCAGTCCTACGTACTCAAGGGCTACGCGCTGCCGTGGATTGAACGGCTTCTGCCAGCGTTGCGTGGCGTGCTGGCACAATCACCGTTTCGGCAAATGGTCACTCCAGGTGGCTTTACCATGTCGGCGGCATTGAGCAGTTGCGGTGAGTTGGGCTGGACCACCGACACCACCGGCTACCGCTACAGCCCACTGGATCCACGCAGCCAGCAACCCTGGCCCGCCCTGCCCGATGTTTTGCGCGAATTGGCCGCACTGGCGGCAGCTGATGCCGGCTTTCGCGACTTCATCCCTGACGCCTGCCTGATCAACCGCTACGTAGCGGGTGCAAAAATGTCCCTGCATCAAGACAAAAATGAACGGGATTTCAGCGCGCCAGTCGTGTCGGTGTCCCTCGGGTTGCCAGCAATTTTTCTGTTTGGCGGCCACGAACGCAGTGACAAACCCCAAAAGATCTCGCTGTTTCACGGCGACGTGGTGGTCTGGGGCGGGGTTGATCGCCTGCGTTTCCACGGCGTGATGCCGATCAAGGACGGCCAGCATCCGGTCATGGGGCCACAACGCATCAATCTCACCTTTCGCACCGCTGGCTGA
- a CDS encoding site-specific integrase: MSDLDRYLNAATRDNTRRSYRAAIEHFEVSWGGFLPATSDSVARYLVAHAGVLAVNTLKLRLSALAQWHTSQGFPDPTKAPVVRRVLKGIRAVHPAREKQAEPLQLKQLEQVVASLEDEAKEAAQAQDQPRLLRAKRDTALILLGFWRGFRSDELCRVQIEHVQATAGAGISLYLPRSKSDRDNLGKSYHTPALLRLCPVQAYSEWLSASALVRGPVFRGIDRWGNLGEEGLHPNSVIPLLRQALARAGIPAEQYTSHSLRRGFATWAHRSGWDLKSLMSYVGWNDMKSAMRYVEATPFLGMTLATQPLL; this comes from the coding sequence ATGAGCGATCTGGATCGTTATCTCAACGCCGCCACCCGCGACAACACGCGCCGCAGCTACCGGGCGGCAATCGAACACTTTGAAGTGAGCTGGGGCGGGTTCTTGCCGGCCACCAGCGACAGCGTGGCGCGTTACTTGGTGGCCCATGCCGGCGTGCTGGCGGTCAACACGCTGAAGCTGCGGCTTTCGGCATTGGCGCAATGGCACACCAGTCAGGGCTTCCCTGACCCGACCAAGGCACCCGTGGTGCGCAGGGTGCTCAAAGGGATTCGCGCCGTACACCCCGCGCGCGAGAAGCAGGCCGAGCCGCTGCAACTCAAGCAACTGGAGCAGGTGGTGGCCTCACTTGAGGATGAGGCGAAGGAGGCGGCCCAGGCGCAGGACCAGCCTCGATTGCTGCGCGCTAAACGCGACACGGCATTGATCCTGCTGGGTTTCTGGCGCGGTTTTCGTAGCGATGAGCTCTGCCGTGTGCAGATTGAGCACGTGCAGGCCACCGCCGGTGCGGGCATCAGCCTGTACCTGCCGCGCAGCAAAAGTGACCGCGACAACCTCGGCAAGAGCTATCACACCCCGGCGCTGCTGCGCCTGTGTCCGGTACAGGCCTACAGCGAATGGCTCAGCGCATCCGCTCTGGTGCGTGGCCCGGTGTTTCGCGGTATCGATCGCTGGGGCAACCTGGGCGAGGAGGGCTTGCACCCCAACAGTGTCATCCCGTTATTGCGCCAGGCCCTTGCGCGTGCGGGCATCCCCGCCGAGCAATACACCAGCCACTCGCTGCGCCGAGGGTTCGCTACCTGGGCCCATCGCAGCGGCTGGGATTTGAAGTCGTTGATGAGTTACGTCGGCTGGAACGACATGAAATCTGCCATGCGCTATGTTGAAGCGACGCCCTTTCTCGGCATGACCCTGGCGACTCAACCGCTGCTTTGA
- the galU gene encoding UTP--glucose-1-phosphate uridylyltransferase GalU, which produces MIKKCLFPAAGYGTRFLPATKAMPKEMLPVVNKPLIQYGVEEALDAGLNEISIVTGRGKRALEDHFDISYELENQIKGTDKEKYLVGIRKLLDECSFSYTRQTQMKGLGHAILTGRPLIGDEPFAVVLADDLCVNLEGDGVLTQMVKLYQKYRCTIVAVQEVDPQETNKYGVIAGDDIGDGLIRVRDMVEKPAPEDAPSNLAIIGRYILTPDIFKLIEETEPGKGGEIQITDALLKQAKDGCVIAYKFKGRRFDCGGAEGYIEATNFCYEHFYKTGKAY; this is translated from the coding sequence ATGATCAAGAAATGCTTGTTCCCAGCAGCCGGTTACGGCACTCGCTTCTTGCCAGCGACCAAGGCCATGCCTAAAGAGATGCTGCCGGTGGTAAACAAGCCACTGATTCAGTACGGCGTCGAAGAGGCATTGGATGCCGGTCTGAACGAAATCTCCATCGTCACCGGCCGCGGTAAGCGCGCGCTGGAAGACCACTTCGACATCAGCTACGAGCTGGAAAACCAGATCAAAGGCACCGACAAGGAAAAATACCTGGTCGGCATCCGCAAACTGCTCGATGAGTGCTCGTTCTCGTACACCCGCCAGACCCAGATGAAAGGCCTCGGCCACGCCATCCTCACCGGTCGTCCGCTGATCGGTGACGAGCCGTTCGCCGTGGTACTGGCCGATGACCTGTGTGTGAACCTGGAAGGTGATGGCGTACTGACCCAGATGGTCAAGCTGTACCAGAAATACCGTTGCACCATCGTGGCGGTGCAAGAGGTCGACCCTCAAGAAACCAACAAGTACGGCGTGATTGCCGGTGACGACATCGGTGATGGCCTGATCCGCGTACGCGACATGGTTGAAAAACCAGCACCTGAAGATGCACCGTCGAACCTGGCGATCATTGGTCGTTACATCTTGACGCCGGACATCTTCAAGCTGATCGAAGAAACCGAGCCGGGCAAGGGTGGCGAGATCCAGATCACTGACGCCCTGCTCAAGCAGGCCAAAGACGGTTGTGTGATCGCGTACAAGTTCAAGGGTCGTCGCTTTGACTGCGGCGGTGCTGAAGGCTACATCGAAGCCACCAACTTCTGCTACGAGCACTTCTACAAGACCGGCAAGGCTTACTGA
- a CDS encoding DNA-binding protein — MARGGINKAVVQTARLAILARGENPSIDAVRIEMGNTGSKTTIHRYLKELDDSETRQAITQAPIDDELGELVSRLAQRLKDKAQEPIDLAQAQFEQQKAALLAQVEALEAAHGQLKQQFDIQAAALSDESAALQTASTSLQTEQTRNAGLSQACSDYELRINDKDEQIRSLEEKHLHARDALEHYRNAIKEQREQEQRRHEGQLQQVQAELRQAQQSAMVRQDEITQLHRDNERLLIEHRVTAKQLTALQEQARKDQAQQLKQSEQMSQIDSERTLLQERLRVAVLESQSRQEALAEHQHTNKNLELHLIKAQASIEALRLAAAVAAAPETTPDD, encoded by the coding sequence ATGGCACGCGGCGGCATCAACAAAGCAGTAGTTCAAACGGCACGCTTGGCGATCCTTGCCCGAGGCGAAAACCCCAGCATCGACGCGGTGCGCATCGAAATGGGCAATACCGGCTCGAAAACCACGATCCATCGCTATTTGAAGGAACTGGACGACAGCGAAACCCGCCAGGCCATCACCCAAGCGCCGATTGACGACGAACTGGGCGAGCTGGTTTCGCGACTGGCTCAGCGCTTGAAAGACAAGGCCCAAGAACCGATTGACCTGGCCCAAGCGCAGTTCGAACAGCAGAAAGCTGCCCTGCTCGCCCAGGTTGAAGCCCTTGAGGCAGCCCACGGCCAACTCAAGCAGCAATTCGATATCCAGGCCGCCGCGCTATCAGATGAAAGCGCCGCGCTGCAAACCGCCAGCACCAGCCTGCAAACCGAGCAAACCCGTAACGCCGGGCTGAGCCAGGCGTGCAGTGATTACGAGCTGAGGATCAACGACAAGGACGAACAGATTCGTTCACTGGAAGAAAAGCACCTGCACGCCCGCGACGCGCTCGAGCATTACCGCAATGCGATCAAGGAACAGCGCGAGCAGGAGCAGCGTCGCCATGAAGGCCAACTGCAGCAGGTACAGGCAGAACTGCGCCAGGCCCAGCAAAGCGCAATGGTGCGCCAGGATGAGATCACTCAACTGCATCGCGATAACGAGCGCTTATTGATCGAGCATCGGGTGACGGCGAAGCAATTGACGGCGCTGCAGGAGCAAGCCCGCAAGGATCAGGCTCAGCAACTCAAGCAGAGCGAACAGATGAGCCAGATCGACAGCGAGCGCACGCTGCTTCAGGAGCGCCTGCGGGTGGCCGTGCTGGAGAGCCAGTCACGCCAGGAAGCGCTGGCCGAGCACCAACACACCAACAAAAACCTGGAACTGCACCTTATCAAGGCCCAGGCCAGTATCGAGGCATTGCGTCTGGCGGCCGCCGTTGCAGCGGCGCCAGAGACAACGCCCGACGACTGA